A single region of the Austwickia chelonae genome encodes:
- the msrB gene encoding peptide-methionine (R)-S-oxide reductase MsrB yields MSEYDYPVRHSEDEWARILSPQEFQVLRRGGTEPPGTGEYTDNTENGAYHCKGCGAELFTSTTKFSSHCGWPSFYAPSDGNSVEYLEDISHGMTRTEVRCASCGSHLGHVFVGEGYGTPTDRRYCVNSISLQFNKSDQD; encoded by the coding sequence ATGAGTGAGTACGACTATCCCGTGCGGCACAGCGAGGACGAGTGGGCACGCATCCTGTCCCCGCAGGAGTTCCAGGTCCTGCGTCGAGGTGGCACCGAGCCTCCGGGCACCGGTGAGTACACCGACAACACCGAGAACGGCGCCTACCACTGCAAAGGCTGTGGCGCTGAACTCTTCACGAGTACGACCAAGTTCTCCAGCCACTGCGGGTGGCCATCCTTCTATGCGCCATCCGATGGAAACTCGGTGGAATACCTCGAGGACATCAGCCACGGCATGACCCGCACCGAGGTCAGATGCGCATCATGCGGCTCCCATCTCGGCCATGTCTTTGTCGGCGAAGGCTATGGCACCCCGACCGACCGTCGATACTGCGTCAATTCGATCAGCCTCCAGTTCAACAAGAGCGACCAGGACTGA
- a CDS encoding lamin tail domain-containing protein — protein sequence MQRYSVKLLALTLPLAMSPLVMLPASASAASRTLVISEAYGGGGNTGSTHTHDFVELFNRGAQPVDLHGWSLQYWSATGDRPALTQLSGQIAPGRHFLVQQAAGRTDDNGRPLPTPDAVGRIAISATGGRIAVVDPHGQIVDLLGWGAKTQGAEGRPAPTTTNATSVSRRHVCTDTDDNAVDFHRTVPSPLNSSAPSVSCRATPVPRPPVSPTPGKPTNPAPSQPGKTALSIAQIQGGTHVSPYAGKGVANVPGIVTALNKRGFWMQSARSANNPAASDGIYVFTHQAPGVKVGDAVEVTGKVNEFRPKNAPRNLSTTQLAASTVRTLSSGNELPPPVVIGVDRIAPAQSVYSGNVGDLDKANPPLRPQSNALDFYESLEGMRVTVRDARVVGATTSYGEMVVVPGQAKGQVDSARGGVVYSGYDKPNSARVHLKGSLLPSNSMPKANVNDTLPGEVTGVMDYDFGVPKILLTGQPEVRSGGLQRESTTPASPDEVAVSTFNVENLSMSSPQEKFDRLAAQIVANLHSPDVVALEEIQDDSGPADDGTVTSTRTVQRLADAVKAQGGPEYRGLWIDPQNNVDGGKPGGNIRQVFFYRADRGLAPAPGQAGDAVTSVGIVSGEDGQPHLTHNPGRIAPADKAWSRSRKPLAAEFRIKDKSLIVIANHFGSKGGDDPQFGRVQQPQRRSESSRHAQARLVRGFVDKLVSGRPDARVVVLGDMNDFEYSQTARILEGQGEGALLSLTKTLPVNDRYSYIFQGNSQILDQILVSRGLQKTAGQVPALAYDIVHTNSEFADQDSDHDPQVVRLNTRGW from the coding sequence ATGCAACGCTACTCAGTCAAGCTGCTCGCACTCACGCTTCCCCTCGCGATGAGCCCCCTCGTCATGCTGCCTGCCAGCGCGTCCGCCGCCAGCCGCACCCTCGTCATCTCCGAGGCCTACGGCGGCGGCGGAAACACCGGATCCACCCACACCCACGATTTCGTCGAACTCTTCAACCGTGGGGCACAACCCGTCGACCTCCACGGTTGGAGCCTGCAGTACTGGTCCGCCACCGGTGATCGTCCGGCGCTGACACAGCTGTCCGGGCAGATCGCACCTGGGCGACATTTCCTGGTCCAGCAGGCTGCCGGACGTACCGATGACAACGGTCGCCCATTGCCCACGCCGGATGCTGTCGGCAGGATCGCCATCTCTGCGACCGGTGGACGGATCGCGGTCGTCGACCCCCACGGACAGATCGTCGATCTGCTGGGGTGGGGCGCTAAAACCCAAGGTGCCGAAGGTCGCCCGGCGCCGACGACCACCAATGCGACCTCGGTGTCCCGTCGTCATGTCTGCACGGACACCGACGACAACGCCGTCGACTTCCACCGCACCGTTCCCTCCCCCCTGAACAGCTCTGCGCCCAGCGTCTCCTGCCGGGCCACGCCAGTCCCTCGCCCTCCGGTCTCTCCCACACCTGGCAAGCCGACCAACCCGGCACCCTCGCAACCGGGCAAGACCGCACTGAGCATCGCCCAGATCCAAGGTGGCACCCACGTCTCCCCTTATGCGGGAAAGGGAGTCGCCAATGTTCCGGGCATCGTGACCGCCCTGAACAAGCGGGGTTTCTGGATGCAGTCGGCGCGTTCCGCCAATAACCCTGCCGCGAGCGATGGCATCTACGTCTTCACCCACCAGGCCCCCGGGGTGAAGGTCGGTGATGCGGTGGAAGTCACCGGGAAGGTCAACGAATTCCGGCCGAAGAATGCCCCGAGGAATCTGAGTACCACCCAGCTCGCCGCCTCAACCGTTCGAACCCTGTCCTCCGGCAATGAGCTTCCTCCACCGGTCGTCATCGGTGTCGACCGGATTGCCCCGGCTCAGAGTGTCTACAGCGGGAATGTCGGAGATCTCGACAAGGCCAACCCTCCGCTGCGCCCGCAGAGCAATGCCCTCGACTTCTACGAATCCCTCGAGGGGATGAGAGTCACCGTGCGGGACGCTCGCGTGGTCGGTGCCACGACGTCCTACGGGGAGATGGTGGTCGTTCCGGGGCAGGCCAAAGGGCAGGTCGACAGCGCACGAGGAGGAGTCGTCTACTCCGGGTACGACAAGCCCAATAGTGCCCGGGTCCATCTGAAGGGGTCTCTGCTGCCCTCGAACTCGATGCCCAAGGCGAATGTGAACGACACCCTGCCCGGCGAGGTCACCGGCGTCATGGACTACGACTTCGGCGTCCCGAAGATCCTGCTGACCGGTCAGCCCGAGGTTCGCAGCGGCGGGCTCCAGCGGGAAAGCACCACACCGGCCTCGCCCGACGAGGTCGCTGTCTCCACCTTCAACGTCGAGAACCTCTCCATGTCCTCTCCTCAGGAGAAGTTCGACCGGCTTGCCGCCCAGATCGTCGCCAACCTGCACAGTCCCGACGTCGTCGCCTTGGAAGAAATCCAGGACGACTCAGGCCCGGCCGATGACGGCACGGTCACCTCCACCAGGACGGTGCAACGCTTGGCGGATGCGGTCAAGGCCCAAGGCGGACCCGAATACCGCGGGCTGTGGATCGACCCGCAGAACAACGTCGACGGGGGCAAGCCCGGCGGGAACATCCGGCAGGTCTTCTTCTACCGCGCCGATCGAGGGCTGGCCCCTGCTCCCGGTCAAGCCGGGGACGCCGTCACCTCTGTCGGAATCGTCTCCGGCGAGGACGGACAACCTCACCTCACCCACAACCCTGGACGGATCGCCCCCGCTGACAAGGCCTGGAGCCGTTCCCGCAAACCGCTGGCCGCGGAATTCCGGATCAAGGACAAGTCGCTGATCGTGATCGCCAACCACTTCGGCAGTAAAGGAGGCGACGACCCCCAGTTCGGCCGGGTCCAGCAGCCTCAGCGCCGGAGCGAAAGCTCACGTCATGCCCAGGCCCGCCTGGTCCGTGGCTTCGTGGACAAACTGGTCTCCGGGCGTCCGGATGCGCGAGTCGTGGTCCTGGGAGACATGAACGACTTCGAGTACAGCCAGACCGCTCGAATCCTCGAAGGCCAAGGTGAGGGAGCCCTCCTCTCCCTGACGAAGACCCTGCCCGTCAACGACAGGTACAGCTACATCTTCCAAGGGAACAGCCAGATCCTCGACCAGATCCTGGTGAGTCGTGGCCTGCAGAAGACCGCTGGACAAGTACCGGCATTGGCCTACGACATCGTCCATACCAATTCTGAATTCGCCGATCAGGACAGCGACCACGACCCGCAGGTCGTGCGGCTGAACACACGCGGCTGGTGA
- a CDS encoding alpha/beta hydrolase family protein encodes MQSPVQHKHLAVYAAGVMTGVGAVAMGVVAVASYALRLMLTPDRDRPDNIEILAVEDDEVTLRANVDTVVPGRYGLWLDRGRGHARVGEIIEHHQETGTVRRVLEGVDSGTLKPGPARWNGYYHGGNPASSLGLQYHEVCVQGPLGHLPAWHVPPEDGAESSDKWAVLVHGRSAFRTECLRAVPALRRLGWNCLIVGYRNDDDAPASRDRLYALGLSEWADVDAALEYARGRGARRICLAGWSMGGAIVFQTLARSSRANLVTDVILDGPVVDWRDVISHHSRLGGLPEAVARSAPHVLRSRGAKQLIGISRPLDIAEADWSSRADELTHRILLIHSVEDDFVPIGPSRALAEARPDLVTFVEWPTARHTKEWNTDPERWEQVVEDFLAEGEESPRCP; translated from the coding sequence GTGCAATCACCTGTTCAACACAAGCATCTTGCGGTCTACGCAGCCGGCGTCATGACCGGCGTCGGAGCCGTCGCCATGGGAGTCGTCGCGGTGGCCTCCTACGCACTGCGTCTCATGCTCACCCCGGACAGGGACAGACCCGACAACATCGAGATCCTCGCCGTCGAAGACGACGAGGTCACCTTGCGGGCCAATGTCGACACCGTGGTCCCCGGCCGGTACGGCCTCTGGCTGGACCGTGGACGAGGACACGCCCGGGTCGGAGAAATCATCGAACACCACCAGGAAACCGGCACCGTCCGCCGTGTACTGGAAGGCGTCGACTCAGGAACCCTGAAGCCGGGACCAGCCCGTTGGAACGGTTACTACCACGGCGGAAACCCTGCCAGCTCTCTCGGACTGCAATACCACGAGGTATGCGTCCAAGGCCCTCTCGGTCACCTGCCGGCCTGGCACGTCCCACCCGAGGACGGGGCCGAATCGAGTGACAAATGGGCAGTCCTCGTCCACGGCCGTAGCGCCTTCCGCACCGAATGCCTCCGCGCGGTGCCCGCCTTACGACGACTGGGATGGAACTGCCTGATCGTCGGCTATCGCAATGACGACGACGCCCCGGCGAGCCGAGACCGCCTGTACGCCTTGGGTTTGTCCGAGTGGGCCGATGTGGACGCAGCCCTCGAATACGCCCGCGGGCGGGGAGCACGACGGATCTGCCTAGCCGGATGGTCCATGGGGGGCGCGATCGTCTTCCAGACCTTGGCCCGCTCCTCCCGGGCGAACCTGGTCACCGACGTGATCCTCGACGGGCCCGTCGTCGACTGGCGCGACGTGATCTCCCACCATTCCCGGCTGGGTGGGCTGCCCGAAGCCGTGGCCCGCTCCGCGCCACATGTCTTGCGTTCCCGCGGCGCGAAACAGTTGATCGGTATCTCCCGCCCGCTGGACATCGCTGAAGCAGACTGGTCATCCCGCGCCGACGAACTCACTCACCGGATCCTGCTGATCCATTCGGTGGAGGACGACTTCGTCCCGATCGGCCCTTCCCGCGCGCTCGCGGAGGCCCGGCCGGACCTGGTGACCTTCGTGGAATGGCCTACGGCCCGGCACACCAAGGAGTGGAACACCGACCCGGAGCGGTGGGAGCAGGTCGTCGAGGACTTCCTGGCCGAGGGTGAAGAGAGCCCCCGCTGTCCGTGA
- the glgX gene encoding glycogen debranching protein GlgX, which yields MDIWPGKAYPLGATYDGSGVNFALFSEVADKVELCLIDGSGTEERLELTEVDGYVWHGYVPNLQPGQRYGYRVHGPYEPEKGHRCNPSKLLLDPYAKAVHGSGSGDESLFSYKFGSPETFNDTDSLGHTMLSVVINPFFDWGHDRPPRHEYHETVLYEAHVKGLTMTHPEVPEDIRGTYAAIAHPAVIGYLQDLGVTAIELLPVHQFVQDTHLQEKGLRNYWGYNTIGFLAPHNEYSATGTLGQQVTEFKSMVKALHEADIEVILDVVYNHTAEGNEFGPTICFRGIDNSAYYRLVDDNKEHYYDTTGTGNSLLMRHPHVLQLIMDSLRYWVTEMHVDGFRFDLAATLARQFHEVDKLSAFFDLIQQDPIISQVKLIAEPWDLGDGGYQVGNFPPLWTEWNGKYRDTVRDYWRGEAAALSEFASRLTGSSDLYAHSGRFPIASVNFVVAHDGFTLRDLVSYNEKHNEANGEGGADGENHNRSWNCGEEGDTENADILALRRQQVRNMLTTLLLSQGVPMLAHGDELGRTQQGNNNVYCQDNELSWIDWELSREQESLLQFTRSLIQLRQDHPVFRRRRFFRGNADHGGESELRDIVWMGVNGEEMREEDWQTGYARTLGVFLNGDGIQAPDALGRRVLDDDFILMFNAHSEAVEFTIPDPLEHADLRWQVAINTALATGLPDPNAALLSPGDSVPVAGRSVLVLHSVPMPEEPDDIEELATANATSSSLPGAPEAPAPTRVDNQD from the coding sequence ATGGACATCTGGCCCGGCAAGGCATACCCCCTGGGAGCCACCTACGACGGCTCCGGCGTCAACTTCGCTCTCTTCTCCGAGGTCGCCGACAAGGTCGAGCTCTGCCTGATCGACGGTTCTGGGACAGAAGAGCGGCTGGAGCTCACCGAAGTCGACGGGTATGTCTGGCATGGATACGTGCCCAACCTGCAGCCCGGCCAACGCTACGGATACCGCGTCCACGGCCCCTACGAGCCGGAGAAGGGGCACCGGTGCAATCCGAGCAAGCTTCTGCTCGACCCCTACGCCAAGGCCGTCCACGGGTCCGGCAGCGGTGACGAGTCGCTCTTCTCCTACAAGTTCGGCTCCCCGGAGACTTTCAACGACACAGATTCCCTCGGGCACACCATGTTGTCCGTGGTCATCAATCCCTTCTTCGACTGGGGTCATGACCGTCCGCCACGGCACGAATACCACGAGACGGTGCTCTACGAAGCCCACGTCAAAGGGTTGACGATGACCCACCCGGAGGTCCCCGAGGACATCCGCGGCACCTATGCCGCGATCGCCCATCCGGCAGTCATCGGGTATCTGCAAGACCTCGGTGTCACCGCCATCGAGCTGCTCCCGGTGCACCAATTCGTCCAGGACACCCATCTGCAGGAAAAAGGCCTGCGCAACTACTGGGGATACAACACCATCGGGTTCCTCGCCCCCCACAACGAATACTCGGCGACCGGCACACTCGGCCAACAGGTCACCGAGTTCAAATCGATGGTGAAAGCCCTGCACGAGGCTGATATCGAAGTCATTCTCGACGTGGTCTACAACCACACGGCAGAAGGCAACGAATTCGGGCCGACCATCTGTTTCCGCGGTATCGACAACTCCGCGTACTACCGCCTGGTCGACGACAACAAAGAGCACTACTACGACACCACAGGAACAGGGAACAGCCTTCTCATGAGGCACCCCCACGTCCTGCAGCTGATCATGGATTCGCTGCGCTACTGGGTGACAGAAATGCATGTCGACGGCTTCCGTTTCGACCTGGCCGCCACCCTGGCGCGGCAGTTCCACGAGGTCGACAAGCTCTCTGCCTTCTTCGATCTCATCCAACAGGATCCGATCATCAGCCAGGTGAAGCTCATCGCCGAACCCTGGGATCTCGGCGACGGCGGATACCAGGTCGGCAATTTTCCTCCATTGTGGACAGAATGGAACGGAAAATACCGTGACACCGTGCGCGACTACTGGCGAGGAGAAGCCGCAGCCCTTTCGGAGTTCGCCTCGCGGCTCACCGGCAGCAGCGACCTCTACGCACATTCAGGTCGTTTTCCCATCGCCTCCGTGAACTTCGTCGTCGCCCATGACGGATTCACCCTGCGTGATCTCGTCTCCTACAACGAAAAACACAATGAGGCCAACGGAGAGGGCGGCGCCGACGGCGAAAACCATAACCGTTCCTGGAACTGTGGCGAAGAAGGCGACACCGAGAACGCCGACATCCTGGCGCTACGGCGTCAACAGGTACGCAATATGCTGACCACCTTGCTACTCAGCCAGGGTGTGCCGATGCTGGCACATGGTGACGAGCTCGGCCGCACCCAGCAAGGTAACAACAATGTCTACTGCCAGGACAACGAACTGTCCTGGATCGACTGGGAGCTCTCCCGCGAACAAGAGAGCCTTCTGCAGTTCACCCGATCATTGATCCAACTCCGTCAAGACCATCCGGTTTTCCGTCGTCGTCGTTTCTTCCGGGGCAATGCCGACCACGGCGGCGAATCAGAACTGAGAGACATCGTCTGGATGGGAGTCAACGGCGAGGAGATGCGGGAGGAGGACTGGCAGACCGGTTACGCCCGCACCTTGGGCGTCTTCCTGAACGGAGACGGCATCCAGGCTCCCGACGCGCTCGGCCGGCGAGTCCTCGACGACGACTTCATCCTCATGTTCAACGCACACAGCGAAGCCGTCGAGTTCACCATCCCAGACCCGTTGGAACACGCTGACCTACGGTGGCAGGTCGCGATCAATACAGCCTTGGCCACCGGGCTCCCCGACCCCAATGCTGCTTTGCTCTCCCCCGGTGACTCCGTGCCGGTCGCTGGCCGGTCGGTCCTCGTGCTGCACAGCGTTCCGATGCCCGAAGAGCCGGATGACATCGAAGAGCTAGCTACCGCCAATGCCACCTCGTCATCGCTTCCCGGAGCACCTGAGGCCCCGGCACCCACGCGGGTGGACAACCAGGACTGA
- a CDS encoding DMT family transporter → MEAIRLRDVLITAIAPIAWGSTYFVIRHWLPSDIPLTGAALRALPAGLLLMLLARQLPRGSWWWRTAVISALTVGGFFALIYVAGQRLPSGVAATLMASSAVVLLLMGRVLLGEKAPLRKYVGGFGGIIGVALLVSGASFGLDLIGVAASLLAMTSSSLGFVLTKRWQPPVTPLTFAAWQLTAGGLMITPIALMIEGSPPPLEMNAVVAFTYLVIIATALAYAAWFHGLQRLPAGTVGLIGLLNPLSGTLIGLLAAHETLSAPQIIGTVIILAGVAAGLDRKPRSLERTAAENTEEEPSISDAKRATPGRELSCSRR, encoded by the coding sequence ATGGAAGCAATACGTCTGCGCGATGTCCTCATCACGGCCATCGCGCCCATCGCCTGGGGGTCCACCTATTTCGTCATCCGCCACTGGCTTCCCTCCGACATCCCGCTGACCGGCGCGGCGCTACGCGCCCTACCTGCGGGGCTCCTGCTGATGCTCCTCGCCCGGCAACTCCCCCGCGGATCCTGGTGGTGGCGCACCGCAGTGATCAGCGCACTCACCGTCGGCGGCTTCTTCGCCCTGATCTACGTCGCCGGCCAACGGCTCCCCTCAGGGGTCGCAGCCACACTGATGGCCAGTTCTGCAGTCGTACTGCTCCTGATGGGCCGTGTCTTGCTCGGCGAGAAAGCGCCGCTACGCAAATACGTGGGCGGCTTCGGCGGCATCATCGGCGTGGCACTCCTCGTCAGCGGAGCCTCCTTCGGCCTCGACCTGATCGGCGTGGCCGCATCCCTGCTCGCGATGACCTCGTCGTCACTGGGCTTCGTCCTCACCAAACGGTGGCAGCCACCGGTCACCCCCTTGACCTTCGCAGCCTGGCAGCTCACCGCAGGCGGGCTCATGATCACGCCGATCGCCCTGATGATCGAAGGCAGCCCACCGCCCTTGGAAATGAACGCCGTCGTCGCTTTCACCTACCTCGTCATCATCGCGACAGCTCTGGCCTATGCAGCCTGGTTCCACGGCCTCCAACGACTCCCTGCCGGCACCGTCGGCCTCATCGGGCTGCTGAACCCACTTTCAGGCACGCTCATCGGACTCCTGGCCGCCCACGAGACACTGAGCGCCCCCCAGATCATCGGCACCGTCATCATCCTCGCCGGAGTGGCAGCAGGGCTCGACCGCAAGCCACGTTCCCTCGAGAGGACCGCAGCGGAAAACACGGAAGAAGAACCCTCGATTTCAGATGCCAAGCGCGCCACCCCGGGACGAGAACTGTCCTGTTCTCGACGGTAG
- a CDS encoding MarR family winged helix-turn-helix transcriptional regulator: protein MTSGPDHVDRIQAEWRRERPDIDASPQGVFGRLFRLTAALSAQIVAVYESHGLTEGEFDVLCALRRAGAPYERQPAELARTTMITTGGLTKRLDRLEAAGLVERAPATSGDGRAKTARLTAAGLSVIDAAFTDHMANEVRLIALLEPEDRAALEKALRNWSAVLDGNS from the coding sequence GTGACCTCCGGACCGGACCACGTCGATCGCATCCAAGCCGAATGGCGTCGGGAGCGTCCCGATATCGACGCTTCGCCGCAAGGCGTCTTCGGGCGCCTTTTCCGGCTCACCGCCGCCCTTTCCGCGCAGATCGTGGCGGTCTACGAATCACATGGACTCACCGAAGGCGAATTCGACGTGCTGTGTGCATTGCGGCGAGCCGGCGCACCCTATGAGCGGCAACCCGCCGAGCTGGCTCGGACCACCATGATCACCACGGGAGGGCTGACCAAGCGCCTGGACCGACTCGAAGCGGCCGGACTCGTCGAGCGCGCTCCCGCCACCTCCGGCGACGGGCGAGCCAAGACAGCGCGCCTGACCGCGGCCGGACTCTCCGTGATCGATGCAGCTTTCACTGATCACATGGCCAACGAAGTGAGGCTCATCGCCCTGCTCGAGCCCGAGGACCGGGCAGCTCTGGAAAAGGCGCTGCGAAATTGGTCGGCCGTGCTCGACGGCAACTCTTGA
- a CDS encoding DUF3145 domain-containing protein — protein sequence MSMKTRSALTQGVVYIHSTPSSLCPHIGWAIEAVFEQQVDIGWTTQPLGRHLVRMELSWSAPAGTGAHLASALRRFRTIRFEVVEEPSDGIDGSRWAYTPSLGVHHTIVSTTGDVLVSENRLRAALSSGGHAMVRREIEIALGEPWDRELEPFRHAGDTGSVRWLHRVG from the coding sequence ATGTCTATGAAGACGCGCTCTGCGCTGACCCAGGGCGTGGTGTACATCCACTCGACGCCGTCGTCGCTGTGCCCGCACATCGGATGGGCGATCGAGGCTGTTTTCGAGCAGCAGGTCGACATCGGATGGACGACACAGCCGCTAGGACGTCATCTCGTGCGGATGGAGCTGTCCTGGTCCGCTCCTGCTGGGACCGGCGCCCATCTCGCCAGCGCGTTACGCCGCTTCCGGACGATCCGTTTCGAGGTCGTCGAAGAACCCAGTGACGGGATCGACGGTTCGCGCTGGGCATACACCCCGTCGCTGGGGGTGCACCACACCATCGTCTCGACCACCGGGGACGTACTGGTCAGCGAGAACCGCCTACGAGCTGCACTCAGCTCCGGAGGACACGCCATGGTGCGTCGAGAGATCGAGATTGCCCTGGGGGAGCCCTGGGACCGCGAACTGGAGCCCTTCCGACACGCCGGTGACACCGGCTCGGTCAGGTGGCTGCACCGAGTGGGATAA
- a CDS encoding beta-ketoacyl-[acyl-carrier-protein] synthase family protein — protein sequence MTVHALKRVVITGIGATTPLGGDAPSTWEALLSGRSGARRLPYEWVAEYDLPVKIGAPLAVPASEKLTKVEQRRQDPCAQYALIAAREAWADAGSPEVAPERLAVSIGSGVGGVQTLVDQWENLRTKGPRRVFPLSVPMLLVNSPTATVSLELNARGGGHTPVSACASGAEGIAMGLDMIRQGRADVVIAGGTEAAIHPLPIGGFAAMQALSTRNDDPERASRPYDLNRDGFLIGEGAALVVLESYESAVARGATIYAELVSAGISTDAHHVAAPEPEGAGAAAAISWALTAGNISPDDVAHINAHATSTPVGDLAEANAIRTALGSAASQIPVSATKSMTGHLLGAAGSLEALFTVLALRDGKAPAQLNLDDPDPAIGLDIVSGAPRELPAGEIVALDNSFGFGGHNVVLAFRRCS from the coding sequence ATGACCGTCCACGCACTCAAACGCGTCGTCATCACCGGTATCGGCGCCACCACTCCTCTCGGGGGAGACGCCCCGTCCACCTGGGAGGCGCTGTTGTCCGGCCGTTCCGGCGCCCGTCGGCTTCCCTACGAGTGGGTGGCGGAGTACGACCTACCGGTCAAGATCGGCGCGCCCTTGGCCGTCCCGGCTTCGGAGAAGCTGACGAAGGTCGAGCAACGTAGGCAGGACCCGTGCGCCCAGTACGCCTTGATCGCGGCTCGAGAGGCCTGGGCCGATGCGGGAAGCCCCGAGGTCGCTCCGGAACGCCTTGCCGTGTCGATCGGTTCGGGAGTGGGTGGAGTCCAGACCTTGGTGGATCAGTGGGAAAATCTGCGCACCAAAGGGCCGCGACGGGTGTTCCCCTTGTCGGTGCCCATGCTGTTGGTGAACAGCCCCACGGCGACGGTCTCCCTGGAACTCAACGCTCGAGGCGGAGGTCACACTCCGGTCAGTGCTTGCGCTTCCGGCGCTGAAGGCATCGCCATGGGGTTGGACATGATTCGTCAGGGGCGTGCCGACGTGGTCATCGCCGGAGGCACGGAAGCAGCGATCCATCCCCTTCCCATCGGCGGGTTCGCCGCCATGCAAGCACTGTCCACCCGCAATGACGACCCTGAGAGAGCCTCACGCCCTTACGACCTGAACCGGGACGGTTTCCTGATCGGTGAAGGTGCTGCCTTGGTGGTTCTGGAGTCCTACGAATCGGCAGTCGCCCGTGGGGCCACGATCTACGCCGAACTGGTCAGCGCCGGGATCTCCACCGACGCCCACCACGTGGCCGCACCGGAACCGGAGGGCGCCGGCGCCGCCGCAGCCATCTCCTGGGCGCTCACCGCCGGAAACATCTCCCCCGACGATGTGGCCCACATCAATGCCCATGCCACCTCGACCCCGGTGGGTGACCTCGCCGAGGCCAACGCCATCCGCACCGCGTTGGGGTCGGCTGCGTCCCAGATCCCGGTGAGCGCCACCAAATCGATGACCGGGCATCTCTTGGGAGCCGCTGGATCCCTGGAAGCGCTCTTCACCGTGCTCGCGTTGCGTGACGGCAAAGCACCCGCCCAGCTCAACCTGGACGATCCCGACCCGGCGATCGGTCTGGACATTGTCTCCGGCGCTCCCCGGGAGCTTCCTGCCGGTGAGATCGTCGCCTTGGACAACAGCTTCGGATTCGGAGGCCACAACGTGGTCCTCGCTTTCCGACGGTGCAGCTGA
- a CDS encoding acyl carrier protein: MAISTQDVLAGLADIVNEETGVDTADVQLDKSFIEDLDIDSLSMMTIVVNAEEKFGVTIPDDEVKNMRTVGDAVSFITAAQG; encoded by the coding sequence ATGGCCATCAGCACACAGGACGTCCTCGCCGGTCTGGCCGACATTGTCAACGAGGAGACCGGCGTGGACACCGCCGACGTCCAATTGGACAAGTCCTTCATCGAGGATCTCGACATCGATTCGCTGTCGATGATGACCATCGTGGTCAACGCCGAGGAGAAGTTCGGGGTGACCATCCCTGACGACGAGGTCAAGAACATGCGCACGGTGGGAGACGCCGTCTCCTTCATCACCGCCGCACAGGGCTGA